The Nonlabens spongiae genome contains a region encoding:
- the ruvX gene encoding Holliday junction resolvase RuvX: MARILSIDYGKKRTGIAVTDELQMIASGLTTVSTRDLQKFLEDYLQKENVETIVIGEPKQMDYTASELGSVIDAFAKALQLKYPNLVIERVDERFTSKMAFQTMIDSGLKKKQRRNKALVDEIAATIILQSYLDRKRI; the protein is encoded by the coding sequence ATGGCGCGCATCCTTTCTATAGATTACGGCAAGAAAAGAACCGGCATAGCCGTGACTGACGAGCTGCAAATGATTGCATCCGGTCTCACCACGGTGTCCACTCGCGATCTTCAGAAGTTTTTGGAAGATTACCTGCAAAAGGAAAATGTCGAGACCATCGTTATAGGAGAACCTAAACAGATGGATTATACCGCAAGTGAGTTGGGAAGTGTGATTGACGCTTTCGCGAAAGCGTTACAACTCAAATACCCCAACCTTGTGATTGAGAGAGTCGATGAACGTTTTACCTCTAAAATGGCGTTCCAAACCATGATCGATAGCGGGTTGAAGAAAAAGCAACGCCGCAACAAGGCACTGGTTGATGAGATTGCCGCAACCATAATTTTACAGAGTTATCTAGACCGAAAAAGAATTTGA
- a CDS encoding DUF6452 family protein, translated as MSKLPSPVPMNKLLFFTLFVFLLASSGCERDDLCTPDQETSSRMVVVFKDFLNPDTVKPVENLRVRVLGASEYAPLDFEGSTSLEMADTVYIPLRNFDDQTIYDFETDNEEDGFNIDRLNFSYTRQDEFVSRACGFKVNYNDLQASRQQEIPNQPWIIETEVIDSTVNNRNEVHVEIFH; from the coding sequence GTGTCCAAGTTGCCTTCACCCGTTCCGATGAATAAATTACTGTTTTTTACTCTTTTTGTTTTTCTCCTCGCTTCCAGCGGTTGCGAGCGCGATGATCTTTGTACACCAGATCAAGAAACCTCATCCAGAATGGTTGTTGTGTTCAAAGATTTTTTGAACCCTGATACGGTAAAACCGGTTGAAAATTTAAGAGTGAGGGTTTTAGGAGCTTCGGAATATGCACCACTGGATTTTGAGGGCAGCACTTCACTTGAAATGGCCGATACTGTTTACATTCCACTACGAAATTTTGATGACCAGACCATTTACGATTTCGAAACCGATAATGAGGAAGACGGCTTCAATATAGACCGGCTCAATTTTTCCTACACGAGACAAGATGAATTTGTAAGCAGAGCCTGCGGTTTCAAAGTGAATTATAATGACCTACAAGCAAGTCGTCAACAAGAAATTCCTAATCAACCTTGGATTATTGAAACAGAGGTTATAGACAGTACCGTTAACAATAGAAATGAAGTGCATGTTGAGATTTTTCACTAG
- a CDS encoding DUF6048 family protein, with translation MSLCSAQQEVEQPVDSLRTQKKYGLRVGIDAASLARTVLDDRYTGFQIMGDYRFTDDIYFAAELGNETFDESYERVDFETNGSFLKAGIDYNFYDNWLEMDNMIYAGARLGYANMSQTLKRYSYNTDNTYLPSRDVFTNQETTGLSAVWFELHAGIKVEVLNNLYLVANIQLRRMITETIPDGFDNLYVPGFGRTYDNGNVGSGYSYGILYRIPLYKK, from the coding sequence ATGAGTCTCTGTAGTGCGCAACAAGAAGTAGAGCAACCCGTAGACAGCTTACGCACTCAGAAAAAATACGGTTTGCGCGTGGGTATAGATGCAGCAAGCCTAGCCCGCACCGTGCTGGATGATCGTTATACCGGATTTCAAATCATGGGTGATTATCGCTTTACTGATGACATCTATTTTGCAGCAGAACTAGGTAATGAAACTTTTGATGAAAGTTACGAGCGCGTTGATTTTGAAACCAATGGTAGTTTTCTAAAAGCGGGTATCGATTATAATTTTTACGATAATTGGCTGGAAATGGATAACATGATCTATGCGGGAGCAAGACTAGGTTATGCAAACATGAGCCAGACTCTGAAACGATACAGCTACAACACAGATAATACTTACCTGCCATCAAGAGATGTCTTTACCAACCAAGAAACTACCGGGTTGAGTGCGGTATGGTTTGAATTACATGCCGGGATTAAAGTAGAGGTATTAAATAACCTCTATCTCGTGGCAAACATACAGTTGCGCAGAATGATTACGGAAACCATTCCAGACGGCTTCGACAACCTCTACGTTCCCGGTTTTGGTAGGACTTATGACAATGGAAATGTGGGTTCGGGTTACTCTTACGGAATCTTGTACCGCATTCCACTTTATAAAAAGTAA
- a CDS encoding DUF5606 family protein, with protein sequence MSLGNILSITGKPGLYVLKTKAKSGFVVKSLLDDRTSIVGMNHNVSVLKDISIYTMTGEVPLKQVFQNIAKKEDNGASINHKSSKEELQNYFEEVLPEYDRDRVYASDIKKIVQWYNIIHKNDMLDSISEEE encoded by the coding sequence ATGAGTTTGGGAAACATTCTTTCCATCACCGGCAAACCCGGTCTTTACGTTCTAAAAACCAAAGCCAAAAGCGGTTTTGTTGTTAAATCTTTACTTGACGATCGCACTTCTATCGTAGGTATGAATCACAATGTGAGTGTCTTGAAGGATATTTCCATCTATACCATGACGGGTGAGGTGCCTTTGAAACAGGTTTTTCAAAATATCGCCAAAAAAGAAGACAACGGTGCTTCCATAAATCATAAATCGAGTAAAGAAGAGCTTCAGAATTACTTTGAGGAAGTCCTCCCTGAATACGATCGCGACCGCGTTTATGCCAGTGACATTAAGAAAATCGTTCAGTGGTATAACATTATTCATAAAAATGATATGCTGGATAGCATTAGCGAAGAAGAATAG
- the def gene encoding peptide deformylase: MILPIVAYGDPVLRKKATEIPQDYPNLDELIENMWETMEDASGVGLAAPQIGLPIRLFLVDTTPFSQDDELSEKEQKELDGFKKVFINAIILEEEGDEWAFNEGCLSIPNVREDVFRNEKITIKYYDADFNEYTETYDGLQARVIQHEYDHIEGILFTDHLTSLKKRLIKSRLNNISKGKVKVDYRMKFPELKGRR; the protein is encoded by the coding sequence ATGATTCTACCTATAGTCGCATACGGTGATCCCGTTTTGAGAAAAAAAGCCACTGAAATCCCTCAAGATTACCCCAATCTGGATGAGTTGATTGAAAATATGTGGGAAACCATGGAAGATGCCTCTGGTGTAGGTCTTGCCGCGCCACAAATAGGTCTTCCCATAAGGTTGTTTCTTGTTGATACAACACCATTCTCACAAGATGATGAGCTCTCTGAAAAGGAGCAAAAAGAATTGGACGGATTTAAAAAGGTTTTCATAAACGCTATCATCTTAGAAGAAGAAGGCGATGAGTGGGCATTTAACGAGGGCTGTTTAAGTATTCCTAATGTGAGGGAAGACGTTTTTAGAAATGAAAAGATCACCATTAAATATTACGATGCCGATTTTAATGAGTACACCGAAACCTATGACGGATTACAAGCTCGCGTAATTCAACACGAGTACGATCATATCGAGGGCATTTTATTTACAGATCACCTCACCAGTTTAAAAAAACGCTTGATCAAAAGCCGCTTGAACAATATCTCCAAGGGCAAGGTTAAAGTAGATTACCGCATGAAATTCCCAGAATTAAAAGGTCGCAGATAG
- a CDS encoding DUF4870 domain-containing protein, whose protein sequence is MEQQNYSNNNPFNQGEYRPWGTGEDQFCMFLHLSVFAGYIIPFGGIVLPLVMWLTQRDMSSKIDAHGKMVINFMISSFIYCLIGIITACFLVGYFIILAVVICSVIFSVIGAVRASEGRLYHYPLTIPFIT, encoded by the coding sequence ATGGAACAACAAAACTACTCAAACAATAATCCGTTTAATCAAGGTGAATACAGACCCTGGGGAACCGGTGAAGATCAATTCTGTATGTTTCTTCACCTTTCAGTGTTTGCTGGATATATAATCCCCTTTGGTGGAATTGTTCTCCCCTTGGTAATGTGGTTGACTCAGAGAGACATGAGTTCTAAAATAGATGCTCATGGTAAAATGGTAATCAACTTCATGATTTCCAGCTTTATATATTGCCTCATAGGTATTATAACGGCGTGTTTCCTTGTAGGATATTTTATTATACTCGCTGTGGTGATTTGCAGCGTTATTTTTTCGGTAATTGGAGCGGTTAGAGCTTCTGAAGGGAGGCTGTATCATTATCCATTAACTATTCCTTTTATAACTTAG